A region from the Clavibacter sp. A6099 genome encodes:
- a CDS encoding DUF2834 domain-containing protein — translation MTYRWRRPTPLAYAYLVVALAGVVVTWTYNITAITSGRDYLGDWFGSGPSVSSLTADVLMAAIAAVVLILVEGRRLGIRFAWIFVVLIPLVALAFALPLFLGVREMRVRTEASPG, via the coding sequence ATGACCTACCGCTGGCGCCGACCCACCCCGCTCGCCTACGCCTACCTCGTGGTGGCGCTCGCCGGCGTCGTGGTGACGTGGACCTACAACATCACCGCCATCACGTCCGGGCGCGACTACCTGGGCGACTGGTTCGGCAGCGGCCCGTCGGTGTCCTCGCTCACGGCCGACGTGCTCATGGCCGCGATCGCCGCCGTCGTGCTCATCCTCGTGGAGGGGCGCCGCCTCGGCATCCGGTTCGCGTGGATCTTCGTGGTGCTCATCCCGCTCGTCGCGCTCGCGTTCGCCCTCCCGCTGTTCCTCGGCGTGCGCGAGATGCGGGTGCGCACGGAGGCGTCGCCCGGCTGA
- a CDS encoding DUF2834 domain-containing protein encodes MSTRSARRRPTRLAVVYLVLAAAGLVLTWSANIRVVTEGRDFLADLSAGGPSVSSLSWDLLIAAVASVVFIVVEGRRLRMRRVWIYVLLAPLVAFAVALPVFLAAREMHLSAPERAEPTPPV; translated from the coding sequence ATGAGCACGCGTTCCGCACGCCGACGCCCCACGCGCCTCGCGGTCGTCTACCTCGTGCTCGCGGCAGCCGGCCTCGTGCTCACGTGGTCGGCGAACATCCGCGTGGTCACCGAGGGCCGCGACTTCCTCGCGGACCTCTCCGCCGGCGGTCCGTCCGTCTCGTCGCTCTCGTGGGACCTGCTGATCGCCGCGGTCGCGAGCGTCGTCTTCATCGTCGTCGAGGGGCGCAGGCTGCGGATGCGCCGCGTCTGGATCTACGTGCTGCTCGCCCCGCTCGTCGCGTTCGCGGTCGCCCTGCCGGTGTTCCTCGCGGCGCGGGAGATGCACCTGAGCGCGCCGGAGCGGGCGGAGCCGACGCCGCCGGTCTG